The Methanococcoides methylutens MM1 genome has a window encoding:
- a CDS encoding DUF6951 family protein gives MTDVTVNSTICDFVHEIHGELKGDKIIIDIESPCEKIQQMSHMEVPMMEILDIKDNYVMVKAQEAKCSSNCLVPCGILNVCRIEAGFLAKSLAQRSGPMCIEFK, from the coding sequence ATGACAGATGTAACAGTAAATTCAACAATATGTGACTTTGTTCATGAGATCCATGGGGAACTTAAAGGAGATAAAATAATAATTGATATCGAATCCCCCTGTGAAAAGATACAGCAAATGTCACACATGGAAGTTCCAATGATGGAAATACTCGACATCAAAGACAACTACGTAATGGTAAAGGCACAGGAAGCAAAATGCTCTTCAAACTGCCTGGTACCCTGTGGTATTCTCAATGTATGCAGGATCGAAGCCGGTTTCCTGGCAAAGTCCCTGGCTCAAAGATCAGGTCCGATGTGTATCGAGTTCAAGTGA
- a CDS encoding DUF2227 family putative metal-binding protein produces the protein MTMPDAKTHDAINIGIMIAILAGLSYLMIWDKNPIAVRYLNIYTISLFSISYLFGTFFLSPDLDIESTPYKRWGLLRFIWWPYKVIFKHRGFSHNPILGPLSIVANLAVIVALLLLLVGVDLHTVPLRFAIVATAGILLSIEVHIVSDFLVSKMRDPF, from the coding sequence ATGACAATGCCGGATGCAAAAACACATGACGCGATAAATATCGGAATAATGATAGCTATACTGGCAGGTCTTTCCTATCTTATGATCTGGGATAAAAATCCCATAGCTGTCAGGTACCTGAACATTTACACGATATCGCTTTTTTCCATATCCTACCTGTTTGGAACATTCTTCCTTAGCCCGGATCTTGATATTGAAAGCACCCCTTACAAAAGATGGGGATTGCTGAGGTTCATCTGGTGGCCTTACAAGGTCATATTCAAACACAGGGGATTCTCACATAATCCGATCCTCGGCCCTCTGTCTATTGTAGCCAACCTTGCAGTTATAGTTGCTCTATTGCTATTGCTTGTCGGAGTAGACCTGCATACCGTTCCATTAAGATTTGCTATCGTGGCCACGGCAGGAATACTACTTTCAATTGAGGTCCATATCGTATCGGACTTTTTAGTCTCGAAAATGAGGGATCCTTTTTAA
- a CDS encoding phenylacetate--CoA ligase family protein, with product MCNDSRDNEIAQNNPCQKEELPDLSEEDQLAKLKDLLKRVTSGSPFYQKKFEEAGVDIGSIKTPEDIAKLPFTTKEELRDAYPLGLQAVPDEEIIRIHSSSGTTGSPVIIPYTQKDVDVWAEMMMRCYRMAGLTNKDRIQITPGYGLWTAGIGFQAGAERLGAMAVPMGPGNTEKQLQMLLDLKSTALASTSSYALLLAEEINKRGLKDRINLKVGIIGSERWSPKMRARIEDELGIESFDIFGLTEIYGPGIALDCSMHDGLHYWSDHLLFEIIDPVTEEKLPDGTLGELVITTLTKEGAPLIRYRTRDLTRIIPEACECGCPFPRIDRLLGRTDDRIKIKGVNVYPGQIEDVIQRVEGVSSEYQIILERDQGRDSMLFRVEIDGADDPEKNAGSAKALNKAFRDFIGISVNVECVGMGELPRSEKKSKRVFDNRDQ from the coding sequence ATGTGCAATGATTCCAGGGATAATGAAATAGCCCAAAACAACCCCTGCCAGAAAGAAGAGTTACCCGACCTTTCTGAGGAAGATCAGTTGGCAAAGCTAAAAGACCTCCTCAAAAGGGTAACATCAGGCAGTCCCTTCTATCAGAAAAAGTTCGAAGAAGCCGGAGTTGACATCGGCTCAATAAAGACTCCGGAAGATATTGCAAAGCTCCCTTTTACAACCAAGGAAGAGCTAAGGGATGCTTATCCCCTGGGACTTCAGGCAGTTCCGGATGAAGAGATCATCAGGATACATTCATCATCAGGCACCACCGGCAGTCCTGTCATTATCCCATACACTCAGAAGGATGTTGATGTATGGGCAGAAATGATGATGCGCTGTTACCGGATGGCAGGCCTTACCAACAAGGACAGGATCCAGATCACACCCGGATACGGCCTCTGGACCGCAGGTATCGGTTTCCAGGCAGGAGCAGAGCGCCTCGGGGCAATGGCAGTCCCAATGGGACCTGGAAACACGGAAAAACAACTGCAGATGCTGCTCGACCTCAAGTCCACAGCACTTGCAAGCACCTCATCCTACGCCCTCCTTCTTGCAGAGGAGATCAATAAACGGGGCCTTAAGGACAGGATCAATCTCAAGGTCGGCATCATAGGTTCCGAGCGCTGGAGTCCAAAGATGAGGGCACGTATCGAGGATGAACTCGGTATCGAGAGTTTTGATATCTTCGGCCTCACCGAGATCTACGGCCCCGGCATTGCCCTGGATTGTTCTATGCATGATGGTCTCCACTACTGGTCAGACCATTTGCTCTTTGAGATCATCGATCCCGTCACAGAAGAGAAGCTACCAGACGGCACCCTTGGTGAGCTTGTGATAACGACACTCACAAAAGAAGGTGCTCCCCTTATACGTTACAGGACAAGGGACCTTACACGTATCATTCCCGAAGCCTGCGAATGCGGTTGTCCTTTCCCAAGAATAGACCGCCTGCTGGGACGTACCGACGACAGGATCAAGATCAAGGGAGTCAACGTCTACCCTGGCCAGATCGAGGATGTCATCCAGAGGGTCGAAGGCGTCAGCAGCGAGTACCAGATAATCCTTGAAAGGGATCAGGGAAGGGATTCAATGCTGTTCAGGGTTGAGATCGATGGTGCGGATGATCCTGAAAAGAATGCCGGGTCTGCAAAAGCACTGAATAAAGCCTTCAGGGATTTCATAGGTATCAGTGTGAATGTGGAATGCGTCGGCATGGGAGAGCTTCCCCGCAGTGAGAAAAAGAGCAAGAGGGTCTTTGATAACAGGGATCAGTGA
- a CDS encoding indolepyruvate oxidoreductase subunit beta: MKFDILIAGVGGQGVVLASRLLATAAIDAGYHVATAETIGMAQREGSVTSHVRIGDEVCGSLIPAGNADLIIGLEPAEAARNIHFLSKDGSIVVNEHAVIPSASANNTEYIPEQVIEFLKENCQETINVDFTQLAKEAGTYRAANVAMLAAAAGADLLPFDPDELWSVLEKMVPEKYRELNRKAFDMSLEKVSDIRRA; this comes from the coding sequence ATGAAATTCGATATTCTTATTGCAGGTGTGGGAGGGCAGGGCGTTGTACTTGCATCCCGCCTGCTGGCAACGGCTGCCATAGATGCCGGCTACCATGTGGCCACCGCCGAGACCATCGGTATGGCCCAGAGAGAAGGCTCGGTAACCAGCCACGTCAGGATCGGTGACGAGGTCTGCGGATCACTCATCCCTGCCGGGAATGCAGACCTGATAATCGGTCTTGAGCCTGCGGAAGCCGCAAGGAACATCCATTTCCTTAGCAAGGACGGCAGCATTGTTGTAAATGAACATGCTGTGATACCTTCGGCTTCAGCTAACAATACTGAATACATCCCGGAACAGGTCATCGAATTCCTGAAAGAGAACTGCCAGGAAACAATAAACGTGGATTTCACACAACTTGCAAAAGAAGCAGGAACCTACAGGGCAGCGAACGTTGCCATGCTGGCAGCAGCTGCAGGTGCGGATCTGCTTCCTTTCGATCCGGATGAATTGTGGAGTGTGCTTGAGAAGATGGTACCGGAGAAGTACAGGGAACTGAACAGAAAGGCATTCGACATGTCCCTCGAAAAGGTCTCAGACATCCGGAGGGCATGA
- the iorA gene encoding indolepyruvate ferredoxin oxidoreductase subunit alpha, producing the protein MTAKRILMGNEAIAFGAMKAGLQVASGYPGTPSTEVMETIASHASKYGIYAEWATNEKVALETAVGAAYSGANTLVTMKQVGLNVASDPLMSLSYIGVKGSLVILVSDDPGPHSSQTEQDTRAFGHFSNIPVLDPSTPQEAYDMAKLAFKLSHEMEIPVILRTTTRVSHGCADVVTEDIEQADRDIEGYVKEPRWTIFPKLTAQRHPWLEDLQVRLSDRFSDLFSENTFNSITKGNSRIGIASSGVSSLYAKEAIKDHSETLSHFKVATIYPFPEKAALEFLSDITDLIVIEELDPYLEEQFLQLIGKHHLNVNVYGKKKGHFPVSGEYDVDAVIDGVNSSLQAMNTDFPLLNHSTPVVARENIPPLPVRPPTFCAGCMHRTVFYAFKKAAAKLKKENGKGTVFSGDIGCYTLGNAQPLNMVDTCLCMGAGISMAAGLSHTQQYQDGNYAKQVAFIGDSTFFHSGIAAMISAVYNNADITLAVLDNRTTAMTGHQPHPGIGLTAMGKPTKAIDIAEVLRSCGVELVETIGADDLGECINMAKKAIEYEGPSAVVFKGKCVGITKATGQYVIDEDKCTGCNFCVSQLGCPAIFSMSSGIPQIQDNCTGCSLCAQVCPSDAIVLREVLQ; encoded by the coding sequence TTGACCGCTAAACGTATATTAATGGGAAACGAAGCGATCGCCTTTGGGGCGATGAAGGCTGGTCTTCAGGTAGCAAGCGGCTATCCTGGAACACCTTCTACCGAAGTTATGGAGACCATCGCCTCTCATGCGAGCAAATATGGCATATATGCCGAATGGGCAACCAACGAGAAAGTAGCCCTTGAAACAGCAGTCGGAGCCGCATACTCAGGTGCCAATACCCTGGTCACAATGAAGCAGGTCGGACTCAACGTTGCCTCAGATCCTCTCATGAGCCTCTCTTACATAGGAGTAAAGGGCTCCCTTGTTATCCTCGTATCTGATGACCCCGGACCACATTCATCCCAGACCGAACAGGATACCAGAGCTTTTGGACACTTCTCGAACATTCCGGTCCTTGACCCATCCACCCCCCAGGAAGCCTATGATATGGCTAAACTGGCCTTCAAACTGTCACATGAGATGGAGATCCCTGTGATACTCAGAACCACCACCCGTGTATCCCATGGATGTGCTGACGTGGTGACCGAAGATATCGAACAGGCAGATCGTGACATCGAAGGCTACGTAAAGGAACCACGCTGGACCATATTCCCAAAACTGACAGCACAAAGGCACCCCTGGCTTGAAGATCTTCAGGTAAGGCTTTCGGACCGTTTCTCAGATCTTTTCAGTGAAAATACATTCAACTCAATAACAAAAGGAAACAGCAGGATAGGTATTGCATCCTCAGGTGTGTCCTCCCTGTACGCCAAGGAAGCCATAAAGGACCACTCCGAAACCTTGTCACATTTCAAGGTCGCAACCATCTACCCCTTCCCAGAAAAAGCAGCCCTTGAATTCCTCAGCGACATTACAGACCTTATAGTCATCGAAGAGCTTGACCCATACCTCGAGGAGCAGTTCCTGCAACTGATAGGCAAACATCATCTCAATGTGAACGTTTATGGAAAGAAGAAAGGCCATTTCCCCGTAAGCGGAGAATATGATGTAGACGCCGTTATCGACGGAGTTAACAGCTCACTTCAGGCCATGAATACAGACTTTCCTCTCCTGAATCATTCAACACCTGTAGTCGCCAGGGAAAACATTCCACCGCTTCCTGTAAGGCCACCCACATTCTGTGCAGGCTGCATGCACCGAACTGTCTTCTATGCTTTCAAGAAAGCAGCAGCGAAGCTGAAAAAAGAGAACGGAAAAGGTACCGTGTTCTCAGGTGACATTGGATGCTACACCCTCGGAAACGCCCAGCCGCTCAACATGGTGGACACCTGCCTCTGCATGGGAGCAGGCATCAGTATGGCAGCAGGTCTTTCCCACACACAACAATACCAGGATGGAAATTATGCTAAACAGGTGGCCTTCATCGGGGACTCAACTTTCTTCCATTCCGGAATCGCTGCAATGATCAGCGCAGTTTACAACAATGCAGACATCACACTGGCAGTCCTTGACAACCGAACCACTGCCATGACAGGACACCAGCCACATCCGGGAATCGGACTGACCGCCATGGGCAAACCTACAAAGGCCATTGATATTGCCGAAGTGCTCCGAAGCTGTGGAGTGGAACTTGTTGAGACCATCGGGGCGGATGACCTTGGTGAATGCATCAACATGGCAAAAAAAGCAATTGAGTACGAAGGCCCCTCTGCTGTGGTATTCAAAGGAAAATGTGTGGGCATCACAAAGGCAACAGGACAATACGTGATCGATGAAGACAAATGCACAGGTTGCAACTTCTGTGTCTCACAACTTGGATGTCCTGCAATCTTCTCGATGTCATCCGGAATACCGCAGATACAGGACAACTGTACCGGTTGCAGTCTCTGTGCACAGGTCTGTCCATCGGATGCTATCGTCCTCAGGGAGGTACTACAATGA
- a CDS encoding sodium:solute symporter, which translates to MINQVLLVLYILGILLLSLKLRQGTFSGFVVSDRNVMHPAVIGIAYMAAYFSAASFLGGGGYGLIAGLPWVIWGVFFHVAFACLAFIIAPKIWMFSQKYDAKTVPQLLERRYDSQGGKVLLAGIMLLMYTIYLVAIFKGCANLFQGLLGITYVQGLLIAVAIVALYYVIGGLPAIIWISFLQGLIMLVGAVLLYTGLISSGGGLAIWDMVPADILSMTGAAVPWQKTFGMAFAISLGLLALPDLLIMLFSAKDKRVVRFAGIYGPISITIYAICIFSLGVMVHGVFSSEQLAPFMTNPDGLIPFLATSLLPRGFDSIVLLAAISAAMSTMSAIVLVTTTALTSDILRYLRPATPDDKVLRITRVVGVIIIIVSAFFAMDVPQMIVPLVSVSMGVIACCVFIPLIFGLYWDRGTSIGFVASLVASFGSVVLWQFFGNPLIHPVFIGLICGTVAYLGGSLASPRPAPVAEME; encoded by the coding sequence ATGATTAATCAGGTTCTTCTGGTTTTGTATATACTTGGTATACTTTTACTTTCCCTTAAGCTCAGGCAGGGAACCTTTTCAGGATTTGTGGTCTCGGACAGGAATGTGATGCATCCTGCGGTAATAGGCATTGCCTATATGGCTGCTTACTTTAGTGCTGCCTCTTTCCTCGGGGGCGGAGGCTACGGTCTCATTGCCGGACTTCCATGGGTCATCTGGGGTGTATTCTTCCATGTAGCATTTGCCTGCCTGGCATTCATCATTGCACCGAAGATATGGATGTTCTCCCAGAAGTACGATGCAAAGACAGTACCCCAGCTACTGGAACGAAGGTACGATTCACAGGGAGGCAAGGTGTTGCTTGCAGGGATCATGCTGTTGATGTATACAATATACCTGGTTGCTATTTTCAAGGGTTGTGCCAATCTTTTCCAGGGACTGCTGGGAATAACATATGTTCAGGGTCTCCTCATAGCTGTTGCCATCGTGGCACTCTACTATGTGATAGGAGGACTGCCGGCAATTATCTGGATAAGCTTTTTGCAGGGTTTGATCATGCTTGTGGGTGCAGTGCTGCTTTACACAGGTCTTATTTCAAGTGGAGGGGGCCTGGCAATATGGGATATGGTCCCGGCCGACATCCTTAGTATGACAGGTGCAGCAGTACCATGGCAAAAGACCTTTGGAATGGCATTTGCCATCAGTCTCGGACTTCTGGCATTACCGGATCTGCTGATCATGCTTTTCTCTGCAAAGGACAAGAGAGTAGTACGTTTTGCAGGTATCTATGGCCCAATATCCATCACAATTTATGCAATATGCATTTTCTCTCTGGGAGTCATGGTTCACGGGGTATTCAGTTCAGAACAACTGGCACCTTTCATGACAAACCCGGATGGTCTGATACCGTTCCTGGCAACATCACTGCTGCCCCGTGGATTTGACAGTATCGTCCTGCTGGCCGCGATCTCCGCTGCCATGTCCACCATGAGTGCCATTGTATTGGTCACGACAACCGCCCTTACTTCGGATATCCTGAGATACCTGCGTCCGGCAACCCCGGACGACAAGGTGCTTCGCATAACAAGGGTAGTAGGTGTCATCATCATCATAGTATCGGCATTCTTCGCAATGGATGTGCCACAGATGATAGTGCCTCTTGTATCCGTAAGTATGGGTGTGATCGCTTGCTGCGTCTTTATACCACTCATTTTCGGACTTTACTGGGACCGTGGTACTTCCATCGGATTTGTCGCAAGCCTTGTGGCAAGCTTTGGTTCTGTAGTGCTGTGGCAGTTCTTTGGAAATCCTCTCATCCATCCCGTGTTCATCGGTTTGATCTGCGGTACCGTGGCATACCTGGGAGGAAGTCTGGCAAGTCCCCGTCCGGCCCCTGTGGCAGAAATGGAATAA
- a CDS encoding ATP-binding protein, producing MIIILVDQEGRVKYLNRTASIKLGNEKQDSIGLLGGELFGCVNSINGNGCGKNRECSECAVRNSVMHTFETGESIYKKEGELEITTNIKSVKLNFVISTKLIQENNEPLVLLTVDDVTEKKNNDLAFEKAIKRQKALEDIINNSSTMVFLWKAEELWPAEYASENVAKLGYSAEDFVHGHINYGNLVHPDDYQKVWDTLAAKCDDGSDNFTSEYRLITKEGKLLWVCEKTFILRNENGKATHYQGIVEDITERKQAEEAMLQAKLAAEDSNRAKTEFISNINHELRTPLTLIIGFSDLLCSEDYGCLNEQQKSYISTILNNGNHLLKLINDLLDFSNIETGEMELHVNEFRVSDAIDEIEALMMPLSKKKGIDLTCNIEIEKPIIKADLLKFKQILYNLVNNSIKFTEEGGAVTIGGKISDKAVDFFVKDIGIGIAPEDQEKLFKPFFQVDSSNSREFGGTGLGLTLVKKFVEMHGGKVWVESEPGKGSTFGFSIPAEPVNMHC from the coding sequence ATGATCATCATCCTTGTTGATCAGGAAGGGAGAGTTAAATACCTCAATCGTACTGCCTCTATTAAACTAGGGAACGAAAAACAGGATAGCATTGGCCTTCTTGGTGGTGAACTGTTCGGTTGCGTAAATTCGATAAATGGGAACGGTTGTGGTAAGAACAGGGAATGCTCAGAATGTGCTGTAAGAAACTCTGTTATGCACACCTTCGAAACCGGTGAAAGCATTTACAAAAAAGAAGGCGAATTGGAGATCACAACCAATATTAAGTCTGTAAAACTCAATTTTGTAATCTCAACAAAACTAATACAGGAAAACAATGAACCTCTTGTATTACTAACTGTAGATGATGTCACTGAAAAGAAGAACAATGATCTTGCCTTTGAAAAAGCAATCAAAAGACAGAAGGCCCTGGAAGATATCATAAACAACAGCTCTACAATGGTCTTCCTGTGGAAGGCAGAAGAACTCTGGCCTGCGGAATATGCTTCGGAGAATGTTGCAAAACTTGGTTATTCAGCTGAAGATTTCGTACATGGCCACATTAATTATGGTAACCTGGTCCATCCCGATGACTATCAAAAGGTATGGGATACCCTTGCTGCAAAGTGTGATGATGGTAGTGACAACTTTACCTCAGAGTATCGTCTGATAACAAAGGAAGGAAAGTTGTTGTGGGTATGTGAGAAAACCTTCATCCTGAGGAACGAGAATGGAAAAGCAACTCATTACCAGGGAATAGTCGAGGATATCACCGAGCGAAAACAGGCAGAAGAGGCAATGCTTCAGGCCAAACTTGCTGCGGAAGATTCGAACCGGGCCAAGACCGAATTCATCTCAAACATCAACCATGAGCTGAGAACTCCCCTTACTTTGATCATCGGTTTCTCGGACCTGCTTTGCAGTGAAGATTACGGTTGTCTGAACGAACAGCAGAAGAGTTACATATCCACGATCCTCAATAATGGGAATCACCTTTTGAAGCTCATCAATGATCTCCTGGACTTTTCTAATATTGAAACCGGGGAGATGGAACTCCATGTCAACGAATTCCGGGTATCCGACGCTATTGATGAGATAGAAGCATTGATGATGCCTCTTTCAAAGAAGAAGGGGATCGACTTGACATGCAACATCGAGATCGAGAAACCTATCATTAAAGCGGACCTGCTGAAATTCAAGCAAATACTTTACAATTTGGTTAACAACTCCATCAAGTTCACAGAAGAGGGTGGTGCAGTGACCATCGGCGGTAAGATCTCCGATAAGGCCGTTGATTTCTTTGTGAAGGACATAGGCATCGGAATCGCACCGGAGGATCAGGAAAAACTGTTTAAGCCTTTCTTCCAGGTTGATTCATCGAACTCAAGAGAATTTGGAGGAACCGGGCTCGGGCTTACTCTTGTAAAGAAATTTGTTGAAATGCATGGAGGCAAGGTCTGGGTGGAAAGCGAACCCGGAAAAGGAAGCACCTTTGGATTCAGCATACCTGCTGAGCCCGTGAACATGCACTGCTGA